The genomic region CGCCCGGTGCAGCTGCGGCGGCAGTTTTTCTCCCAGTTCGCCCAGCAGCTTGAGCGTGATGTTTCCCCCCAGGCTGAATCCCACCAGATCCACCTGCTTGGCAGGGTGCGTGGCCAGCGCATGATCCAGCACCCGCTTCAGGTCGTCGCTCACCCCGCTGTGGTAGAAGCGCATCAGCCGGTTCATCTCGCCACTGCAGCTGCGGAAGTTCCAGGCCAGCACATCCCAGCCCGCCTGCCACAGCGCCTCCGCCATCGCCTGGACGTACATCACCTTGGAGGAACTCTCCAAGCCGTGGGAAAGAATTGCCAGCTTGCCGCGGCCCTCGCGCCGCCAATCCAGATCCAGAAAATCCCCGTCCTCCAGCTCCAGCCTCTCCCGCTCCCTCGTCACCAGCCTTGGCCTCCTCAGCACCGCCGGAAGGATCGTCTGCAAATGCCCCCCCGGCATCCACCAAGGCGACTGATAAGCAGAACGTTCAACAATCGGCATACCCTATGCCTTACTGCGCGGAAGAAGGAAGGGCAAGGGTAAGGTGGGGGAGGTAAATTTCAACAGGACGATGAAACGCGCTGTTCTGGACGCGCATCTGTTTGGTTCACGACAGGATGACCAACTATAGCAAGGTATGGACACACAGACCTCTCCCTCAGTCACCTCGTTCTCGTGATGAAGAGCCTGTGAATGGTGGCGAGCCAGTTTCATAGTTTTTTTTCCCGGGCACTCTATCTCGTTAGCGTGTGACGGCATTTCGGATAGGCTGAGCATCCCCAGAATGTTTGTCCGGAATTTGGTCCGCGCTTCGCCATACGTTCAAGCATCGGACTACCGCATCGTTCACACGCAGGTGCAGTCTCGGCGTCCGCTTGGTTTCCCTCGGCATAGGCTTCCTCGTTGATTGGAGTGGAATCAGTCGTCCCCAGAGGAGAAGGTGGAGATGATTCTGCTTGTGGATCCATGGAGAGGTGTGGCGCAAGCTGGAGGCGTATCTGTTCCGGGTTATAGGCTCTCGCTGCCGGGATACGAATCAAGGGAAGCCCGGCAGTCACAAAGACTTGATCGACAAAGGTGTCACGTGCCTGCCTGTCTGGCTTTTGGTGTGATGCATCATCCAGTTCAATGGCGACGAGTGGATTCATCGTGGCTGTGTCGCAGATGACGAAGTCGATATGCTTCTGACTGATCTTACCACGGGCAC from Rubritalea squalenifaciens DSM 18772 harbors:
- a CDS encoding YheT family hydrolase — translated: MPIVERSAYQSPWWMPGGHLQTILPAVLRRPRLVTRERERLELEDGDFLDLDWRREGRGKLAILSHGLESSSKVMYVQAMAEALWQAGWDVLAWNFRSCSGEMNRLMRFYHSGVSDDLKRVLDHALATHPAKQVDLVGFSLGGNITLKLLGELGEKLPPQLHRAVTFSVPCDLSCSSKSLESWWNRKLYMRRFLRSLMEKVEHKRELHPGLPEHDAGLRMETFQQFDDAYTAPLHGFRDAREYWERCSSRPFIENIRIPTLLVQAANDPFLGERCYPHEEALRSEHFYLEVTRQGGHVGFGSPWQRQNWAEARVLEFLNS
- a CDS encoding DUF2726 domain-containing protein, with translation MPANENKSGCLGILLAPFLGRKAVDASAQEELPYARRDDFLSHAEISFFHVVRNTLSPDHHLLTKVNLADLFFVRQPHINLSARGKISQKHIDFVICDTATMNPLVAIELDDASHQKPDRQARDTFVDQVFVTAGLPLIRIPAARAYNPEQIRLQLAPHLSMDPQAESSPPSPLGTTDSTPINEEAYAEGNQADAETAPACERCGSPMLERMAKRGPNSGQTFWGCSAYPKCRHTLTR